GCCCACCTCGAAGGTCCTCAGAAACTACCTCCGCGATGCCGTTCGAGAGTCGGGGACGCGCCAGTTCGTCGTCGACCCCGCTGGCGAGTGGCGTGAGGCCACCTTCACCGCGAGCGACCTCGTGATCGCCGACCCGAACCGACTCGCGCTCGAACTCGCGGAGCGCGCGGGGCGGACCGACTCGTCCGCGAGCGACACCTGGCGCGAACGGTTTCGGACGGCCGAGGCGAACTATTGGAACGCAGTCGAGACGGCACACGACGACCAGTTCTTCGAGGGCACGGTTCCGGGAGACGTGATCGCGAACGCACCCGACCCCGCGACGGTGTTCGTCTCGAACTCGATGACCGTCCGCGACGCGGATCGGTTCGGGCGGCCCCGTGACGCCGCCCTCACCGTGCTCGGCAACCGCGGTGCGAGCGGTATCGACGGGATCGTCTCCACGGGACTCGGTGCGGGGAGCGCGACCGACGACCCGCTCGTGTGCGTCCTCGGCGACCTCGCCTACTACCACGACATGAACGGCCTGCTCGCGCTTTCGCGGTGTGATGCCGACGCCACGGTCGTGCTGATCAACAACGATGGCGGCGGGATCTTCCGCATGCTGCCGATCGCCGAGTTCGATCCGCCGTTCACCGAGCAGTTCGAGACACCACACGGCCTCGATTTCGCGCCGACCGCCGAGCTGTACGGCTTCGAGTTCGTTCGAGCCGACGACCGTGCGGCGTTCCGGGACGCCTATCAGGCATCGCTCGGCTCGACGGGAACCCAGGTCATCGAGGTCGCGTTCGATGCCGGGACGAGCCATGCGTTCCGCGAGACCGTCCACGGGCGGGCGTGCGACGCGATCGACGAGTGAGGTTCGGTTGGGACTGTCGGCGACCCGTATCCGTGAGGCCCGTGGATCGATAGACCTTCGTTCGCACGGCGCTATCGAGCGCCATGAGCGTTCTCAGCAGGCTCCTCGGGGTGAACTGGCGGTGCGGGTCGTGCGGAAAGGAGTACTACCGGAACCCGTCGTCGTGCGGGAACTGTAACGGAACGGTCTTCGAACGGCCCTGATCCGGACTTCGCGAATCGGGGGTCGAGGTGTCGTTCAACCCGCGGCGGCGACCTGGTCCGACGTCGCGCTGGAGCCGAGTCGCCGTTCGAGGAGCGCGAGCGCGCCGTCGAGAGCGACTGCGAGCAGCGCGCCGGGGATCGCCCCGGCGAGCAATCGTGGGGTGTTGAACAGTTTGATCCCGCTGACGACCCAGACGCCGAGCCCGCCGCCACCGATGAAGTACGCGAGATAGGCGGTTCCGACGTTGAGCACCACGCTCGTCCGGATGCCCGCGAAGATCACGGGGAGCGCGAGCGGCAGTCGGACGTTTCGGAGGATCTTCCAGTCGCTCATCCCCATCCCGCGGGCGGCGTTCACGGTGCTCTCGTCGACGCTTTCGATCCCCGCGATGGTGTTGGTCAGGATCGGCAGGAGTGCGTAGACGAACAGCCCGACGACGGAGGGAAGAAAGCCGAGCCCGAGGATCGGGAAGACCAGCGCGATGACCGCGAGCGTCGGCACGGTCTGGGCGACGTTGCCGGCTCCGCCCACGACCGTCCGTATCCGGTCGTTCCGGGTCGCGAGCACGCCCAGCGGGACGGCGACCGCGATCGCGAGTAGCTCGGAGACGAACACCAACACGAGGTGCTCGCGGAGGAGTTCGACGAACGCATCCGCGTTCGCCAGCAGGTACGACCACGTCTCGACGAGCAGCCCGACGACGCTCATTCCGCGGCTGCCCCCGCACCTGCCCCTGTTTCGGCGGCGGTGTCTGGCGCATGCTGGGCTCTAATCGCGGCCTCGGTGACGACGCCCACCACGTCGGCGTTCTCGACCACCGGC
This portion of the Halococcus agarilyticus genome encodes:
- a CDS encoding ABC transporter permease, with protein sequence MSVVGLLVETWSYLLANADAFVELLREHLVLVFVSELLAIAVAVPLGVLATRNDRIRTVVGGAGNVAQTVPTLAVIALVFPILGLGFLPSVVGLFVYALLPILTNTIAGIESVDESTVNAARGMGMSDWKILRNVRLPLALPVIFAGIRTSVVLNVGTAYLAYFIGGGGLGVWVVSGIKLFNTPRLLAGAIPGALLAVALDGALALLERRLGSSATSDQVAAAG